The Pyrus communis chromosome 9, drPyrComm1.1, whole genome shotgun sequence genome has a segment encoding these proteins:
- the LOC137745556 gene encoding ABC transporter G family member 34-like — translation MAATSVSDDLAQSTSSRRSLGLGSKRSWASTSFGEVWQAPPDVFNRSGRQDEEEELRWAAIERLPTYDRLKRGMLRRVLDNGRVVTDEVDVTKLGVQERKQLMESILKVVGDDNERFLRSLRDRTDSVGIEIPKIEVRYENLSIDGDVYVGSRALPTLLNATLNTIESVLGLIKLAPSKKRKIQILKDVSGIVRPSRMTLLLGPPSAGKTTLLLALAGKLDDDLRVSGKVTYCGQELHEFVPRRTCAYISQHDLHCGEMTVRETLDFSGRCLGVGTRYQMLVELSRREKEAGIKPDPEIDAFMKATSVSGQKTSLVTDYVLKILGLDTCADILVGDDMRRGISGGQKKRLTTGEMLVGPAKVLLMDEISTGLDSSTTFQICRYMRQLVHIMDVTMVISLLQPAPETFELFDDLILLSEGQIVYQGLRESVLEFFERMGFKCPERKGVVDFLQEVTSRKDQEQYWLKKGQPYRYISIPEFVEAFNSFRIGQQLVADLEVPYEKSRAHPAALVTKKYGISNWELFKACFSREWLLMKRNSFVYIFKTTQITIMSLIALTVFLRTEMPVGTVKDGGKFFGALFFSLINVMFNGMAELAMTVFRLPVFYKQRDFLFYPAWAFGLPIWVLRIPLSFMESGIWIILTYYTIGFAPAASRFFKQLLAFFGIHQMALSLFRFIAALGRTQVVANTLGVFTLLMVFVLGGFIVSKNDLEPWVLWGCYIFPMMYGQNAIVMNEFLDKRWSAPNTDPRINATTVGEVLLKSKGFFTDEYWFWICIGALFGFSLLFNILFIAALTFLNPLGDAKAVVSDEESGGKRKKSLSEEMTVKSSSEIVGDSDHAPKKGMALPFQPLSLVFNHVNYFVDMPSEMKTHGVEEDRLQLLRDVCGAFRPGILTALVGVSGAGKTTLMDVLAGRKTGGYIEGTINISGYPKNQETFARVSGYCEQNDIHSPHVTVYESLLYSAWLRLASDVNTQTRKMFVEEVMALVELNPLRDSLVGLPGIDGLSTEQRKRLTIAVELVVNPSIIFMDEPTSGLDARAAAIVMRTVRNTVDTGRTVVCTIHQPSIDIFEAFDELLLMKRGGQIIYGGPLGRHSYKLVEHFEAIPGVTKIKDGCNPATWMLDVTAPGVEAQLDVDFADIYANSLLYKRNEELIKELSTPAPGSKDLYFPTKYSQPFSIQCKACFWKMYWSYWRNPQYNAIRFFITIVIGVLFGIIFWQKGQQTAQQQDLMNLLGALFAAVLFLGATNASAVQSVVAIERTVFYRERAAGMYSELPYAFSQVAIETIYVAIQTFIYTLLLYSMIGFEWKIGKFLWFYYYILMCFIYFTMYGMMVVALTPGHQIAAIVMSFFLIIWNLFSGFLIPRPQIPIWWRWYYWASPVAWTLYGLVMSQLGDKNADIVLPGYGTMPLKMFLKDAFGFEYDFLPAVAAAHVGWVLLFCFVFAYGIKFLNFQRR, via the exons ATGGCGGCCACTTCGGTGAGCGACGATCTGGCCCAGTCGACCAGCAGCCGGAGAAGCTTGGGGTTGGGAAGCAAGAGGAGCTGGGCGTCCACAAGTTTCGGTGAAGTGTGGCAGGCGCCGCCGGATGTGTTCAACAGGAGTGGGCGGcaggatgaggaggaggagctgCGGTGGGCGGCGATCGAGCGGCTGCCGACGTATGACAGGTTGAAAAGAGGGATGCTGAGGCGGGTGCTGGACAATGGGAGGGTGGTGACTGATGAGGTGGACGTGACGAAGCTGGGAGTGCAGGAGAGGAAGCAGTTGATGGAGAGTATATTGAAGGTTGTGGGAGATGATAACGAAAGGTTCTTGAGAAGCCTTAGGGACAGAACTGATAG tGTGGGGATCGAAATTCCGAAGATTGAAGTCCGATATGAGAACTTGTCTATAGATGGGGATGTGTATGTTGGGAGCAGAGCATTGCCTACTCTACTTAATGCTACCTTGAACACCATTGAG AGTGTTCTGGGATTAATTAAGCTTGCTCcatcaaaaaagagaaagatcCAGATACTTAAAGATGTCAGTGGAATCGTCAGACCTTCCAG GATGACCCTACTTTTGGGTCCTCCAAGTGCAGGCAAAACTACCTTGTTACTAGCACTTGCAGGAAAGCTTGATGATGATCTAAGA GTTTCTGGGAAAGTCACATATTGTGGCCAAGAACTGCATGAGTTTGTTCCTAGAAGAACATGTGCTTACATTAGTCAGCATGATCTTCACTGTGGAGAAATGACAGTGAGAGAGACGTTGGATTTCTCGGGACGTTGTTTAGGTGTCGGAACTCGATACCAAATGCTGGTTGAACTctcaagaagagagaaagaagccGGAATCAAGCCAGACCCCGAGATTGATGCATTCATGAAAGCTACCTCAGTCTCAGGCCAGAAGACTAGTTTGGTCACAGATTATGTTCTCAAG ATACTTGGATTGGATACCTGTGCTGATATCTTGGTTGGTGATGATATGAGGAGGGGTATTTCTGGTGGCCAGAAAAAACGCCTGACCACGG GGGAGATGTTGGTAGGACCAGCAAAGGTTCTTCTGATGGATGAAATATCAACAGGGTTAGACAGTTCCACAACTTTTCAGATATGCAGATACATGAGGCAATTGGTTCACATAATGGATGTTACCATGGTCATCTCTCTTCTGCAGCCTGCGCCGGAGACATTTGAGCTCTTTGATGACCTAATCCTGCTTTCGGAAGGGCAAATCGTGTACCAAGGTCTGCGCGAGAGTGTCCTTGAGTTCTTCGAACGCATGGGATTCAAGTGCCCGGAGAGGAAAGGAGTTGTTGATTTTTTGCAAGAAGTGACATCCAGGAAGGACCAAGAGCAGTATTGGTTAAAAAAAGGTCAACCTTACAGATATATTTCGATTCCTGAGTTCGTGGAGGCCTTCAACTCTTTTCGAATTGGCCAACAGCTTGTAGCTGATCTTGAAGTTCCTTACGAGAAGTCCAGAGCTCATCCGGCTGCATTGGTCACAAAGAAGTATGGCATTTCAAACTGGGAATTGTTCAAGGCATGTTTTTCGAGGGAGTGGCTGCTAATGAAGCGCAATTCGTTCGTGTACATATTTAAGACCACGCAGATAACTATAATGTCATTGATCGCCTTGACTGTGTTCCTTAGAACAGAAATGCCTGTGGGGACAGTAAAAGATGGAGGAAAATTTTTCGGAGCACTGTTCTTCAGTCTGATCAATGTGATGTTTAATGGTATGGCAGAACTGGCAATGACTGTTTTCAGACTTCCTGTTTTCTATAAGCAGAGGGATTTCTTGTTTTATCCTGCATGGGCTTTCGGATTACCAATTTGGGTCCTTAGGATCCCGCTTTCGTTCATGGAATCTGGGATTTGGATCATTCTTACCTATTACACCATTGGATTTGCGCCAGCAGCTAGCAG ATTTTTCAAACAGTTATTGGCATTCTTTGGCATACATCAGATGGCTCTATCCCTCTTTCGGTTCATTGCTGCACTTGGAAGAACACAAGTTGTTGCCAACACGCTTGGTGTTTTTACCTTGCTAATGGTATTCGTTCTGGGAGGATTTATTGTTTCCAAAA ATGACCTTGAGCCTTGGGTGCTATGGGGCTGCTACATTTTCCCTATGATGTATGGACAAAATGCGATCGTCATGAATGAATTCCTTGACAAAAGATGGAGCGCA CCAAATACAGATCCAAGAATTAACGCAACTACAGTCGGGGAAGTCCTCCTCAAGTCTAAAGGATTCTTCACAGATGAATACTGGTTTTGGATATGTATTGGAGCACTATTTGGTTTTTCTCTCCTCTTCAACATTTTGTTCATTGCAGCATTGACTTTTCTGAACC CTCTCGGGGATGCAAAAGCTGTCGTATCTGATGAAGAAAgtggaggaaagagaaagaagtcgTTAAGTGAAGAAATGACAGTGAAAAGTTCTTCAGAAATTGTTGGTGATTCAGATCATGCACCAAAAAAAGGAATGGCTTTGCCCTTCCAACCCCTTTCGCTTGTGTTTAACCATGTGAACTACTTCGTGGATATGCCCTCT GAAATGAAGACTCATGGAGTTGAAGAAGATCGCCTTCAATTACTACGAGATGTCTGTGGTGCTTTTAGACCCGGAATATTGACAGCCCTTGTAGGTGTTAGTGGAGCTGGAAAAACAACTCTTATGGACGTCTTGGCAGGTAGAAAAACTGGTGGGTATATCGAAGGGACCATTAACATATCTGGTTATCCAAAGAACCAGGAAACATTTGCTCGTGTCAGCGGTTATTGTGAACAGAATGACATCCATTCTCCACATGTTACTGTCTATGAATCTCTCTTGTATTCAGCCTGGCTCCGTCTTGCTTCTGATGTAAATACACAAACACGAAAG ATGTTTGTTGAAGAAGTCATGGCTTTGGTTGAGCTTAATCCACTAAGGGATTCTCTTGTTGGCCTCCCGGGAATAGATGGTCTTTCAACAGAACAAAGGAAGAGACTAACCATAGCTGTGGAGCTGGTTGTTAACCCCTCTATCATTTTTATGGATGAACCGACATCTGGTCTTGATGCTAGGGCTGCTGCTATCGTCATGCGTACTGTGAGAAACACGGTGGACACAGGCAGAACTGTTGTCTGCACAATTCACCAGCCAAGCATTGATATTTTTGAAGCTTTCGATGAGTTACTTCTGATGAAACGTGGAGGGCAAATCATTTATGGTGGACCCCTTGGCCGCCATTCTTACAAGCTTGTAGAGCATTTTGAA GCCATCCCGGGTGTGACCAAGATCAAGGATGGTTGTAATCCTGCTACATGGATGCTGGATGTCACTGCTCCTGGCGTTGAAGCTCAACTTGATGTGGACTTTGCAGACATTTACGCAAACTCCTTGCTTTACAA GAGAAACGAGGAGCTTATAAAAGAGCTTAGTACACCGGCTCCAGGGTCCAAAGATCTCTACTTTCCAACAAAATACTCCCAACCTTTCTCTATTCAGTGCAAAGCTTGTTTCTGGAAAATGTATTGGTCTTATTGGAGAAACCCTCAGTACAATGCCATCCGATTCTTCATAACCATTGTCATCGGTGTCTTATTTGGTATTATCTTCTGGCAGAAGGGACAACAGAC AGCCCAACAACAAGATTTGATGAACCTTTTGGGAGCCTTGTTTGCTGCTGTGCTTTTCCTTGGAGCCACGAATGCTTCTGCGGTCCAATCTGTTGTTGCCATTGAAAGAACAGTTTTCTACCGTGAAAGAGCTGCCGGAATGTATTCTGAACTGCCTTATGCATTTTCTCAG GTGGCTATTGAGACAATCTATGTTGCAATCCAAACATTCATATATACACTTCTCCTCTACTCCATGATTGGATTTGAGTGGAAAATCGGCAAATTCTTATGGTTTTACTACTATATCCTAATGTGCTTCATCTACTTCACTATGTACGGCATGATGGTCGTTGCACTGACTCCAGGCCATCAGATTGCTGCCATTGTCATGTCATTCTTCCTCATTATCTGGAACTTGTTTTCTGGCTTCCTCATTCCAAGACCG CAAATACCAATCTGGTGGAGGTGGTACTACTGGGCTTCCCCTGTGGCCTGGACACTTTATGGCCTTGTGATGTCCCAACTGGGTGACAAGAATGCTGACATTGTCCTTCCTGGATATGGCACCATGCCATTGAAGATGTTCCTCAAAGATGCTTTCGGTTTTGAGTATGATTTCCTTCCCGCCGTCGCCGCCGCACACGTCGGTTGGGTTCTCCTTTTCTGCTTTGTGTTTGCCTATGGCATCAAGTTCCTTAACTTCCAAAGGAGATAA